The proteins below come from a single Xenopus tropicalis strain Nigerian chromosome 9, UCB_Xtro_10.0, whole genome shotgun sequence genomic window:
- the LOC101732851 gene encoding sprT-like domain-containing protein Spartan yields MGLFFSSPSCSSEQILTTYSPDFSSNHQNVTSQAREKRSVACQTDGDPGVTQPAIEQLSVVDPYWEVLDPKPDIHALFDDFNKRFFRGLLPPSDLKWSNRLCITAGICIQDNISGKCRIRLNKPLLDLRPRKNTVETLLHEMIHYYQRVRGTSDIDHGATFHFHMERINRESGANITVYHDFDREYESLKRHWWKCNGPCAQVVRRLADRTPGSKAHKRKCGGEFIKVREPKRMRTGL; encoded by the exons ATGGGCTTGTTTTTCTCATCGCCGAGTTGCTCCTCGGAGCAAATTTTAACAACATATTCACCTGATTTTTCTTCTAATCATCAAAATGTAACTTCTCAGGCTCGTGAAAAGCGTTCTGTGGCTTGTCAGACTGATGGGGATCCTGGTGTGACTCAGCCAGCTATTGAGCAGCTGTCGGTTGTGGATCCATATTGGGAGGTGCTGGACCCCAAACCCGATATCCACGCCCTATTTGACGACTTTAATAAGAGATTCTTTCGTGGACTGTTGCCGCCAAGTGACCTTAAATGGAGTAACAGGTTATGCAT cacTGCGGGAATTTGCATCCAAGATAATATAAGTGGAAAATGCAGAATTCGCCTGAACAAACCTCTCCTTGATTTACGGCCAAGGAAAAATACAGTGGAA ACGCTCCTGCATGAAATGATCCACTACTACCAGCGAGTCAGAGGAACAAGTGATATAGATCATGGCGCAACCTTTCATTTTCACATGGAGCGAATCAATAGAGAAAGTGGCGCAAATATTACG GTCTATCATGATTTCGATCGAGAATACGAGTCACTGAAGCGCCACTGGTGGAAATGCAATGGTCCCTGTGCACAAGTAGTGAGGCGGCTTGCGGACAGGACTCCGGGCTCCAAGGCGCACAAGCGCAAATGCGGAGGAGAATTTATAAAGGTCCGAGAACCAAAGAGAATGAGAACTGGCCTATAG